One genomic region from Blastococcus sp. Marseille-P5729 encodes:
- a CDS encoding nitroreductase family protein codes for MTDAPFDLTVTDELLTTTRAVRKRLDLERPVEREVLLDCIDIAQQAPTGGNRQKWHWIVVTDADKRRELGAIYQDASAEYLANPPAEAPNLDPKQQERVRSSSRYLRDVMPDVPALVVPCAEGDPLQMPLAGQASYYGSIIPAVWSFMLALRSRGLGSCYTTLHLNQAQRASELLGIPDGVTQVALLPVAYTKGTDFKPVKRPPVEQIVSFDTW; via the coding sequence ATGACTGACGCCCCCTTCGACCTGACCGTGACCGACGAGCTGCTGACGACGACGCGCGCCGTCCGCAAGCGTCTCGACCTCGAGCGCCCCGTCGAGCGCGAGGTGCTGCTCGACTGCATCGACATCGCTCAGCAGGCGCCCACCGGCGGCAACCGCCAAAAATGGCACTGGATCGTGGTGACGGATGCCGACAAGCGCCGCGAGCTCGGAGCGATCTACCAGGACGCCTCGGCCGAGTACCTGGCCAACCCGCCGGCCGAGGCACCGAACCTCGATCCGAAGCAGCAGGAGCGAGTGCGTTCGAGCTCGCGCTACCTGCGCGATGTGATGCCCGACGTCCCGGCGCTCGTCGTGCCGTGCGCCGAGGGCGACCCGCTGCAGATGCCGCTGGCCGGCCAGGCGTCGTACTACGGGTCGATCATCCCGGCGGTGTGGAGCTTCATGCTCGCGCTGCGATCGCGAGGCCTGGGCAGCTGCTACACCACGCTCCATCTGAACCAGGCGCAACGCGCCTCCGAGCTGCTCGGCATCCCGGACGGCGTCACCCAGGTGGCCCTGCTACCGGTCGCGTACACCAAGGGGACGGACTTCAAGCCGGTGAAGCGTCCGCCTGTCGAACAGATCGTGTCATTCGATACCTGGTAG
- a CDS encoding nuclear transport factor 2 family protein, with product MKTFMDAIERGDTDAALDTLANDVVFRSPAVHTPYVGKRPTSVILSAVNEVFEDFRYTRVLEDGADSVLVFEAHVGDKQLEGADFIHVNSAGLIDDFTVMIRPMKGLQAVVEGMAAAIPSAMQRLGVRPEEMKQ from the coding sequence ATGAAGACGTTCATGGACGCGATCGAGCGCGGCGACACAGACGCCGCGCTCGACACCCTCGCCAACGACGTCGTCTTCCGCAGCCCGGCCGTGCACACGCCATATGTCGGCAAGCGCCCGACATCGGTCATCCTCAGCGCGGTCAACGAGGTGTTCGAGGATTTCCGATACACGCGAGTCCTGGAGGACGGGGCCGACAGCGTCCTCGTGTTCGAAGCACACGTCGGCGACAAGCAGCTCGAAGGCGCCGACTTCATCCACGTGAACTCGGCCGGGCTGATCGACGACTTCACCGTGATGATCCGGCCGATGAAAGGGCTGCAGGCGGTCGTGGAGGGCATGGCCGCGGCGATTCCGTCAGCGATGCAGCGGCTTGGTGTACGCCCCGAGGAGATGAAGCAGTAG
- a CDS encoding helix-turn-helix domain-containing protein produces MQVAHRAAPELAGVLRSFVGYQHDGLQPGEHLGMPSTTLTFVLSTDDPIDVAFGGRRRRYDVVVGGLHTSAATIHHGARQRGIQLAIDPLASRALLGVPASELAESVIDLDELWGDRAARLRDAAGSADCLADQCAAVAGLLSRDDVDGVRREVTIAWRLILRSGGRIGVQQLADSVGWSRRHLEQEFRRELGITPKQACRLRRFEHALSLVRNDAPLAEAAVRAGFADQPHLTRDWRALTGTTPRGWRQSDRLAFVQDSANALRHSESHD; encoded by the coding sequence ATGCAGGTCGCGCACCGGGCCGCTCCTGAGCTCGCCGGCGTGCTGCGCAGCTTCGTGGGATACCAGCACGACGGACTGCAGCCGGGCGAGCACCTCGGCATGCCCTCGACCACGCTGACCTTCGTGCTGTCGACCGACGACCCGATCGATGTCGCCTTCGGCGGGAGGCGACGCCGGTACGACGTCGTGGTCGGCGGTCTGCACACCAGTGCCGCGACCATCCACCACGGGGCGCGTCAGCGCGGGATCCAGCTGGCGATCGACCCGCTCGCCAGCCGGGCGCTGCTCGGCGTCCCCGCCTCCGAGCTCGCCGAGTCCGTGATCGACCTCGACGAGCTGTGGGGCGACCGCGCCGCCCGGCTGAGGGATGCGGCCGGATCAGCCGACTGCCTGGCGGATCAGTGTGCGGCGGTGGCCGGCTTGCTGAGCCGGGACGACGTGGACGGCGTCCGGCGGGAGGTGACCATTGCCTGGCGGCTGATACTGCGCTCCGGCGGCCGGATCGGCGTCCAGCAGCTCGCCGATTCCGTCGGCTGGTCCCGGCGTCATCTCGAGCAGGAGTTTCGCCGAGAGCTGGGCATCACCCCGAAGCAGGCGTGCCGGCTGCGCCGTTTCGAGCATGCGCTGTCGCTGGTCCGCAACGATGCTCCCCTGGCCGAGGCTGCCGTGCGCGCAGGATTCGCCGACCAGCCGCATCTGACCCGTGACTGGCGCGCGCTCACCGGTACCACGCCGCGCGGCTGGCGGCAGTCCGACCGGCTCGCATTCGTCCAAGACTCGGCGAACGCGCTGCGCCACAGTGAGAGCCATGACTGA
- a CDS encoding VOC family protein: MTDHNIWPGFTYDDAAAARVWMSSLGFTEGIVVPDADDESLIHHSEMIWPEGGRVMVSSRGRDSKFATDRGAQGVYVVCDDPDAVFARAEAAGAEVVQGLEETDYGSRGFAIKDAEGNVWSFGSYAG; encoded by the coding sequence ATGACTGATCACAACATCTGGCCAGGATTCACCTACGACGACGCTGCCGCGGCACGCGTCTGGATGTCATCACTCGGGTTCACCGAAGGCATCGTCGTTCCCGACGCGGACGACGAGTCCCTCATCCACCACAGCGAGATGATCTGGCCCGAGGGCGGCCGGGTCATGGTGAGCAGCAGGGGACGTGACAGCAAGTTCGCAACCGACCGCGGTGCGCAGGGCGTCTACGTCGTCTGCGACGATCCCGACGCGGTGTTCGCCCGCGCGGAGGCGGCGGGCGCCGAGGTCGTCCAGGGACTCGAAGAGACCGATTACGGCTCCCGCGGCTTCGCTATCAAGGACGCTGAGGGCAACGTCTGGAGCTTCGGCAGCTACGCGGGGTGA
- a CDS encoding endo alpha-1,4 polygalactosaminidase, with amino-acid sequence MPDRAVRREALAFLAMAVLVAACGTGEGAPHGGDFQEPPRWAPRPADQWEIQLQGAVALREDTEVYDVDLDETAAAAVQEMHDAGAKVVCYLNAGAVEDWRSDSADFPAEVIGEPMDGWPGERWLDVRRIDVLEPIMRARIEACRAKGFDAIDPDNVEGYANPSGFDLTVADAVAYFDVLARIAHEQGMSIGLKNGAAMVTDVVDLADFAVNEQCQAFGECDGWKPFAERGKAVLNIEYEGGADAACAGRPDGFTTVYGVPELDRPVTRC; translated from the coding sequence GTGCCCGACCGCGCAGTTCGCCGCGAGGCCCTCGCCTTCCTGGCGATGGCGGTGCTCGTCGCCGCCTGCGGCACGGGAGAGGGCGCGCCTCACGGTGGAGACTTCCAAGAGCCGCCGCGCTGGGCTCCCCGGCCTGCTGACCAGTGGGAGATTCAGCTGCAGGGCGCGGTTGCGCTGCGTGAGGACACCGAGGTGTACGACGTCGATCTCGACGAGACCGCTGCCGCTGCCGTGCAGGAGATGCACGACGCTGGGGCCAAGGTGGTCTGCTATCTCAATGCCGGCGCCGTCGAAGACTGGCGATCCGACTCCGCCGACTTCCCTGCCGAGGTGATCGGCGAGCCGATGGACGGATGGCCGGGCGAGCGGTGGCTTGACGTGCGACGGATCGACGTCCTCGAGCCGATCATGCGCGCTCGCATCGAGGCCTGCCGCGCAAAGGGGTTCGACGCTATCGACCCCGACAATGTCGAGGGCTACGCGAATCCCAGCGGCTTCGACCTCACGGTGGCAGACGCTGTTGCCTACTTCGACGTACTCGCCCGGATCGCCCACGAGCAAGGGATGTCGATCGGGCTGAAGAATGGGGCGGCGATGGTGACAGATGTCGTCGACCTCGCCGACTTCGCGGTCAACGAGCAGTGCCAGGCCTTCGGCGAGTGCGATGGGTGGAAGCCTTTTGCCGAGCGGGGCAAGGCGGTGCTGAACATCGAATACGAAGGCGGAGCCGACGCCGCGTGCGCGGGGCGACCTGACGGGTTCACCACCGTGTACGGCGTCCCCGAGCTCGATCGCCCCGTCACCCGGTGCTGA
- a CDS encoding TetR/AcrR family transcriptional regulator encodes MNNRRRQLIDAAERVFATKGYAETTMADLAEAAGVTRPTVYAYFSSKDDVLSGVAEFVRDQFIALQEQSGPTPEETLDLTLRAYLHEWVEHYGVLTVLGHQALGDPAYARLLDDIHRRTNRRHEKFMQRVVDEGHAHPAVPPSHIAEMVTGTAMRFAQLIVERKGSERQYGDALVRMHSALLGIRSASTNVAG; translated from the coding sequence ATGAACAACCGACGCAGGCAGCTCATCGACGCCGCGGAGCGGGTCTTTGCCACCAAGGGCTACGCGGAGACGACGATGGCCGATCTGGCCGAGGCCGCCGGGGTCACCAGACCGACCGTCTACGCCTACTTCTCGTCGAAGGACGACGTGCTCTCAGGTGTCGCCGAGTTCGTGCGCGATCAGTTCATCGCCCTGCAGGAGCAGTCCGGGCCAACTCCGGAGGAGACGCTCGATCTGACCCTGCGGGCCTACCTGCACGAGTGGGTGGAGCACTACGGCGTCCTGACCGTGCTCGGCCACCAGGCGCTGGGCGATCCGGCGTACGCGCGGCTGCTCGACGACATCCATCGACGCACGAACCGGCGGCACGAGAAGTTCATGCAGCGCGTCGTCGACGAGGGCCACGCGCACCCCGCGGTGCCGCCGAGCCACATCGCGGAGATGGTGACCGGGACGGCGATGCGCTTCGCGCAGCTCATCGTCGAGCGCAAGGGCAGCGAGCGCCAGTACGGCGATGCGCTGGTGCGCATGCACTCCGCGCTGCTGGGCATCAGGTCGGCCTCGACCAACGTCGCGGGCTGA
- a CDS encoding acetoacetate--CoA ligase, with product MADNAVPEVVWQPTPEYIETTNIHAYAQWVKDKHGVDVDDYDDLWQWSVDNLEDFWASIWEYFELGGEYDEVIDERKMPGAKWFTGAKLNLAAHIVGRGADDDVALITTGEQGDYAELTWKEFRRQVSAFAHTLRELGVQPEDVVVGYLPNVAETIVAALGTVSIGAIWSGVGQDYAPAAATDRFAQLEPKVLVTADGHWFATKERDQRDAVKKLRDGLPTVQHVIGVTRIGKGVDDAISFEQATEGDHPYEPLMVGVEHPLWVLFSSGTTGLPKGIVHGHGGVLAEQVKLLMLNWDLKPTDVFMWYTSPSWVMWNCLIGALSAGGASVCYDGAPMAPTAAACWDVVARCKVTIFGTSPGFLGASQDQGIHPAKDFDLSALRMMGVTGSPCPDHSFKYVRDKVGDIPLFSMSGGTDIAGAFAMGSPNVPVWSGELPVRGLGIKVEAWDDQGNPHINEVGELVCAEPIPSMPVRFWNDPDGKKYHDAYFNVFEGVWRHGDWIKVTDRGSVLVLGRSDSTLNRHGVRMGSGDIYSAIESMPEIGEALVIGAEEEDGGYWMPLFVVLNEGYELTDELKDKMKKRIREQASPRHVPDEIVAVEGIPHTRTGKKLEVPIKRMIQGASYDDVVNPDVVDVPEFMDAFRGIAEKRYDQVQRRK from the coding sequence ATGGCCGATAATGCCGTCCCTGAGGTCGTCTGGCAACCGACGCCCGAGTACATCGAGACCACCAACATCCACGCCTACGCGCAGTGGGTGAAGGACAAGCACGGCGTCGACGTCGACGACTACGACGACCTGTGGCAGTGGTCGGTCGACAACCTGGAGGACTTCTGGGCCTCCATCTGGGAGTACTTCGAGCTCGGCGGCGAGTACGACGAGGTCATCGACGAGCGCAAGATGCCCGGGGCGAAGTGGTTCACCGGTGCGAAGCTGAACCTAGCGGCGCACATCGTGGGCAGGGGTGCGGACGACGACGTCGCCCTGATCACTACCGGCGAGCAGGGCGACTATGCCGAGCTGACCTGGAAGGAGTTCCGCCGCCAGGTCTCGGCCTTCGCGCACACCCTCCGCGAGCTCGGCGTCCAGCCCGAGGACGTCGTCGTGGGCTATCTGCCGAACGTCGCCGAGACCATCGTCGCGGCGCTCGGCACTGTCTCGATCGGCGCGATCTGGTCGGGCGTCGGACAGGACTACGCGCCGGCCGCCGCCACCGACCGCTTCGCCCAGCTCGAGCCGAAGGTGCTCGTGACCGCGGACGGGCACTGGTTCGCCACCAAGGAACGCGACCAGCGCGACGCCGTCAAGAAGCTCCGCGATGGGCTGCCGACGGTGCAGCACGTCATCGGCGTCACCCGCATCGGCAAGGGCGTTGATGACGCGATCTCCTTCGAGCAGGCGACCGAGGGCGACCACCCATACGAGCCGCTCATGGTGGGCGTCGAGCATCCCCTCTGGGTGCTCTTCTCCTCCGGGACGACCGGCCTGCCCAAGGGCATCGTGCACGGTCACGGCGGCGTCCTCGCCGAGCAGGTCAAGCTGCTCATGCTGAACTGGGACCTCAAGCCCACCGATGTGTTCATGTGGTACACCTCGCCGTCCTGGGTGATGTGGAACTGCCTGATCGGAGCGCTGTCCGCCGGCGGCGCGTCGGTCTGCTACGACGGCGCCCCGATGGCGCCGACAGCCGCGGCCTGCTGGGATGTCGTCGCCCGCTGCAAGGTCACGATCTTCGGTACCAGCCCGGGCTTCCTCGGTGCCTCCCAGGATCAGGGCATCCATCCGGCCAAGGACTTCGACCTCTCGGCGCTGCGGATGATGGGCGTGACCGGCTCGCCGTGCCCGGACCACTCGTTCAAGTACGTGCGGGACAAGGTCGGAGATATCCCGCTGTTCTCGATGTCCGGCGGCACCGACATCGCCGGAGCGTTCGCCATGGGTTCGCCGAACGTCCCGGTGTGGAGCGGTGAGCTGCCGGTGCGCGGGCTCGGCATCAAGGTTGAGGCGTGGGACGACCAGGGCAACCCGCACATCAACGAGGTCGGTGAGCTGGTGTGCGCGGAGCCGATTCCCTCGATGCCGGTCCGGTTCTGGAACGATCCGGACGGCAAGAAGTATCACGACGCCTACTTCAACGTCTTCGAGGGAGTCTGGCGGCACGGGGACTGGATCAAGGTCACCGACCGCGGCAGCGTCCTGGTGCTCGGCCGCTCCGACTCCACGCTGAACCGGCACGGCGTGCGGATGGGCTCCGGCGACATCTACTCGGCGATCGAGTCGATGCCCGAGATCGGCGAGGCCCTGGTGATCGGCGCCGAGGAGGAGGACGGCGGCTACTGGATGCCGCTGTTCGTCGTCCTCAACGAGGGCTACGAGCTCACCGATGAGCTCAAGGACAAGATGAAGAAGCGGATTCGCGAGCAGGCCTCACCGCGTCACGTGCCCGACGAGATCGTCGCGGTGGAAGGAATCCCGCACACCCGCACGGGCAAGAAGCTCGAGGTGCCGATCAAGCGGATGATCCAGGGCGCGTCGTACGACGATGTCGTGAACCCCGACGTCGTCGACGTACCGGAGTTCATGGACGCCTTCCGCGGCATCGCCGAGAAGCGCTACGACCAGGTGCAGCGGCGCAAGTGA
- a CDS encoding type II toxin-antitoxin system Phd/YefM family antitoxin, which yields METIRVHDAKTHFSALLARVEQGEEIVLARGDKPIARLVPLEVDVVRPLGFVDVRIPDELFDDLPDDELAAWEQ from the coding sequence ATGGAGACGATACGGGTTCACGACGCGAAGACGCACTTCTCCGCCCTGCTCGCGCGCGTCGAGCAGGGCGAGGAGATCGTGCTGGCGCGCGGCGACAAGCCGATCGCCCGGCTCGTCCCGCTCGAGGTGGACGTCGTCCGCCCCCTGGGGTTCGTCGACGTGCGCATCCCCGACGAGCTCTTCGACGACCTGCCGGACGACGAGCTCGCGGCGTGGGAGCAGTGA
- a CDS encoding MarR family winged helix-turn-helix transcriptional regulator, giving the protein MADDTEELAELVRHVSRALRRRTHAIAEPYGLTPHQLRAVRLIAYGTPDDEKASHPLRISDIAERMRIVARSVTDVVDDLEAKGLVRRAPHPTDRRSTIVDLTAQGRSVLEEVESRRAEDARQFFGQLTADERRQLRRLLRRLDT; this is encoded by the coding sequence GTGGCCGATGACACCGAGGAGCTCGCCGAGCTCGTGCGCCACGTCTCGCGTGCCCTGCGCCGTCGCACTCACGCCATCGCCGAGCCGTACGGCCTCACGCCGCACCAGCTGCGGGCCGTGCGGCTGATCGCCTACGGGACCCCGGATGACGAGAAGGCCAGCCACCCGCTACGGATCTCCGACATCGCCGAACGCATGCGGATCGTCGCTCGATCGGTCACCGACGTGGTCGACGACCTGGAGGCCAAGGGGCTGGTGCGCCGCGCGCCGCACCCCACCGACCGACGCTCGACGATCGTCGATCTGACCGCGCAGGGGCGCAGCGTCCTTGAGGAGGTCGAGTCGCGGCGTGCGGAAGATGCCCGGCAGTTCTTCGGCCAACTCACCGCAGACGAGCGCCGCCAGCTCCGCCGGCTGCTTCGCCGACTGGACACCTGA
- a CDS encoding type II toxin-antitoxin system VapC family toxin: protein MGAVRLLLDTHALLWALTEPDRLGREASTAIRDRSTELRVSAASAWEIATKQRLGKLPGTSALVRGYAAHLRRLGAQELAVTNEHALLAGVLTWEHRDPFDRMLAAQTIIEGLVLVTRDAVFQEVADLSTLW from the coding sequence GTGGGAGCAGTGAGGCTGCTGCTCGACACCCACGCGCTCCTGTGGGCGCTGACCGAGCCTGACCGGCTCGGCCGCGAGGCGAGTACGGCGATCCGCGACCGGTCGACCGAGTTGCGGGTCTCCGCGGCATCGGCCTGGGAGATCGCCACGAAGCAACGGCTCGGCAAGCTGCCCGGGACGTCCGCTCTGGTGCGCGGGTACGCCGCACATCTGCGCCGGCTCGGTGCGCAGGAGCTGGCCGTGACGAACGAGCACGCGCTGCTGGCCGGCGTGCTGACGTGGGAGCACCGCGATCCGTTCGACCGGATGCTCGCCGCCCAGACGATCATCGAAGGATTGGTCCTCGTCACCCGCGACGCGGTCTTCCAGGAGGTCGCGGACCTGAGCACCCTCTGGTGA
- a CDS encoding carboxyl transferase domain-containing protein, with the protein MGRLLVANRGEIAVRIIESAALMGLQTVAVYPDDDRSTLHVERADESVLVPGAGPAAYLDVEAIIGAATSAGCDLLHPGLGFLSENADLARRCAEEGITFIGPDAEALGLFGDKAAARARAVEAGVPVAQATEGPTTLDQASELMASLGSGAAVMVKAIAGGGGRGMAPVTDPGELSKVFERCAAEAQAAFGSGELYVEQLVQDAHHVEVQIVADRHGAVAAVGDRDCSAQRRRQKLIEIAPAPWISDEVRSRLHDSAERIIDGTGYAGLATVEFLVSGDDIVFLEVNPRIQVEHTVTEEVTGLDLVEVAIRIAYGAHLSEIGVVRSPQPQGFSLQARVNTETLNVDGTVQPGTGRLTRFQPSAGRGVRVDTHGYAGYTVSPRYDSLLAKVIANGATIEAAIARAERALADFEVAGVATNIPVLRAILADPATTAGEVDTAYVDAHLSELLSSASTKQGTVRAEDTADVRAVASIDVPDDAIAVLAPMQAVVVEVDVTEGQIVAAGDEVVVLEAMKMQHVVTAERAGVVRAIAIEVGDVAGEGQALVYLEEVDSSEAATGGQEEVDPDLIRPDLQEAIDRHRPGLDEGRPDAVERWHGKGRRTARENIADLVDEGSFVEYGALTIAAQRRRRSLQDLIERTTGDGIVLGTATIDGMPVAVMSYDYLVLAGTQGLQNHRKTDRFLDVAQRQGLPVVMFAEGGGGRPGDTDHPYVAQLDVPTFRTLASLVGQVPIVCVVSGYCFAGNAALVGCADVVIATEDVSLGMGGPAMIEGGGLGVYAPKDVGPASVQYPNGVIDVLVPDEVTAVARAREAVLLLSRQTGAVKHHDQRVMRHLIPENRLRSYDVRPVLETLVDEGSLLELRRGYGAGIVTAIARIDGIPIGVMANNPHHLGGAIDHDAAEKATRFLTMCQDHQLPVVSLCDTPGFMVGPESEKHATVRKFGAFFVAGARLSTPLVTVVLRKGYGLGAMAMAGGSMHAPVLTVSWPTGEFGGMGLEGAVRLGYRKELEAIADPRERKHRYDELVAEQYERGKALSTAAAFEIDDVIDPADTREVVVRALRASRI; encoded by the coding sequence GTGGGTAGGCTGCTGGTCGCCAACCGGGGCGAGATCGCGGTACGAATCATCGAGTCCGCGGCGTTGATGGGCCTGCAGACAGTGGCGGTCTACCCGGACGATGACCGAAGCACCCTGCATGTGGAGCGCGCCGACGAGTCGGTGCTCGTCCCGGGGGCCGGCCCGGCCGCCTATCTGGACGTCGAGGCGATCATCGGCGCGGCGACGTCCGCGGGCTGCGACCTGCTGCACCCCGGCCTGGGCTTTCTGAGCGAGAACGCCGACCTGGCTCGTCGCTGCGCCGAAGAGGGCATCACCTTCATCGGCCCGGACGCCGAAGCGCTGGGCCTGTTCGGCGACAAGGCGGCGGCCCGGGCTCGCGCTGTCGAGGCCGGCGTACCGGTCGCACAGGCGACCGAGGGACCAACCACGCTCGACCAGGCCAGCGAGCTGATGGCCTCGCTGGGCTCCGGTGCCGCGGTGATGGTCAAGGCGATCGCGGGCGGCGGCGGTCGCGGAATGGCGCCGGTGACCGATCCCGGCGAGCTATCCAAGGTGTTCGAGCGTTGTGCGGCCGAGGCCCAGGCGGCCTTCGGCAGCGGCGAGCTGTACGTCGAGCAGCTGGTGCAGGATGCGCACCACGTCGAGGTGCAGATCGTCGCTGACCGGCACGGTGCGGTAGCCGCGGTCGGCGATCGCGACTGCTCTGCGCAGCGCCGCAGGCAGAAGTTGATCGAGATCGCACCGGCCCCATGGATCAGCGACGAGGTCCGGTCACGGCTGCACGACAGTGCCGAGCGGATCATCGACGGAACCGGGTACGCGGGGCTCGCCACGGTCGAGTTCCTGGTCTCCGGCGATGACATCGTGTTCCTCGAGGTGAACCCTCGGATCCAGGTCGAGCACACCGTCACCGAGGAGGTCACCGGGCTGGACCTCGTCGAGGTCGCGATCCGGATTGCTTACGGGGCCCACCTGTCGGAGATCGGCGTCGTCCGATCCCCGCAACCACAGGGATTCTCCCTTCAGGCGCGAGTCAACACCGAGACGTTGAACGTCGACGGCACGGTTCAGCCAGGCACCGGCAGGCTCACCCGATTCCAGCCGTCGGCCGGGCGCGGCGTGCGCGTCGACACGCACGGATACGCCGGGTACACCGTCAGTCCGCGATATGACTCGTTGCTGGCGAAGGTCATCGCCAACGGCGCCACCATCGAGGCCGCGATCGCCCGGGCCGAACGAGCGCTGGCCGACTTCGAGGTCGCGGGCGTCGCTACCAACATCCCGGTGCTGCGAGCCATCCTGGCCGACCCCGCCACGACGGCCGGCGAGGTGGACACGGCGTACGTCGATGCCCACCTGAGCGAGCTGCTCAGCTCGGCGTCCACCAAGCAGGGCACGGTTCGGGCAGAGGACACGGCCGACGTCCGAGCGGTCGCCTCCATCGATGTACCCGACGACGCGATCGCCGTTCTGGCGCCGATGCAGGCAGTCGTCGTGGAGGTCGACGTCACCGAGGGGCAAATCGTCGCTGCCGGCGACGAGGTGGTCGTTCTCGAGGCGATGAAGATGCAGCACGTCGTGACCGCCGAACGCGCGGGCGTCGTCCGCGCCATCGCGATCGAGGTGGGCGATGTCGCCGGTGAGGGGCAGGCCCTGGTCTACCTCGAGGAGGTGGACTCCTCGGAAGCGGCCACTGGCGGGCAGGAGGAGGTCGACCCCGACCTGATCCGCCCCGATCTGCAGGAGGCCATCGACCGGCACCGTCCCGGGCTCGACGAGGGGCGTCCTGACGCGGTCGAGCGGTGGCACGGGAAGGGCCGCCGGACAGCGCGCGAGAACATCGCCGACCTCGTCGACGAGGGATCGTTCGTCGAGTACGGCGCCCTGACCATCGCCGCGCAGCGGCGCAGGCGGTCGCTGCAGGACCTCATCGAGCGGACCACCGGCGACGGCATCGTCCTGGGCACCGCGACCATCGACGGCATGCCGGTCGCGGTGATGTCCTACGACTATCTCGTGCTGGCGGGTACACAGGGCCTGCAGAACCACCGTAAGACCGACCGCTTCCTGGACGTCGCGCAGCGCCAAGGCCTGCCCGTGGTCATGTTCGCCGAGGGTGGCGGCGGACGCCCCGGCGACACCGACCATCCCTACGTGGCGCAGCTCGACGTTCCCACCTTCCGCACCCTCGCCTCCCTGGTCGGGCAGGTGCCGATCGTCTGCGTCGTCTCCGGCTACTGCTTCGCGGGCAACGCGGCGCTGGTCGGCTGCGCGGACGTCGTCATCGCCACCGAGGACGTCAGCCTCGGCATGGGTGGGCCGGCGATGATCGAGGGCGGTGGGCTGGGTGTCTACGCGCCGAAGGATGTCGGCCCGGCATCGGTGCAGTATCCCAACGGCGTCATCGACGTCCTGGTGCCCGACGAGGTCACCGCGGTCGCTCGGGCGCGTGAGGCAGTCCTGCTGCTGAGCAGGCAGACCGGAGCCGTCAAGCACCACGACCAGCGCGTCATGCGCCACCTCATTCCCGAGAACCGGCTGCGCAGCTACGACGTCCGCCCGGTCTTGGAGACCTTGGTCGACGAAGGGTCGCTGCTCGAGCTGCGCCGCGGGTACGGAGCGGGCATCGTGACCGCGATCGCCCGCATCGACGGGATCCCGATCGGGGTGATGGCGAACAACCCGCATCACCTTGGTGGTGCGATCGACCACGACGCCGCCGAGAAGGCCACCAGATTCCTCACCATGTGCCAGGACCATCAGCTGCCGGTCGTGTCGTTGTGCGATACCCCAGGGTTCATGGTCGGCCCGGAGTCGGAGAAGCACGCGACGGTCCGCAAGTTCGGCGCCTTCTTCGTCGCCGGTGCCCGGCTCAGCACGCCGCTGGTCACCGTCGTGCTGCGCAAGGGCTACGGCCTGGGCGCGATGGCGATGGCGGGCGGCTCGATGCACGCGCCGGTGCTGACGGTGTCCTGGCCGACCGGTGAGTTCGGTGGAATGGGGCTGGAGGGCGCCGTGCGGCTCGGCTACCGCAAGGAGCTCGAGGCGATCGCCGATCCGCGGGAGCGCAAGCACCGCTACGACGAGCTCGTCGCCGAGCAGTACGAGCGCGGCAAGGCGCTGAGCACCGCGGCCGCGTTCGAGATCGACGACGTCATCGACCCCGCTGACACCCGCGAGGTCGTCGTCCGCGCGTTGCGGGCCAGCAGGATCTGA
- a CDS encoding amidohydrolase family protein codes for MRDHDAAYGRPVTDRLDQFGLLGAQTALGMATNASVALGRPGLLGQIAPGRRADLVVIDRSGAHHLRGGHPVPDLVMHSRGSDVRTVVVNGTVVVDGARHATVDEHATRADAEQALAALRPG; via the coding sequence ATGCGTGATCATGACGCCGCGTACGGGCGGCCGGTCACCGATCGCCTCGACCAGTTCGGACTCCTCGGGGCGCAGACCGCCCTCGGGATGGCGACGAACGCCTCCGTTGCGCTCGGACGGCCGGGGCTTCTGGGGCAGATCGCACCCGGCCGGCGCGCCGACCTGGTGGTCATCGACCGATCGGGTGCGCATCACCTCCGCGGCGGGCACCCGGTGCCGGACCTGGTGATGCACTCGCGGGGCAGCGATGTCCGCACCGTCGTCGTCAACGGCACGGTCGTCGTCGACGGGGCCAGGCACGCCACCGTCGACGAGCACGCGACGCGGGCGGACGCCGAGCAGGCGCTCGCGGCCCTGCGTCCGGGCTAG